In Ciconia boyciana chromosome 3, ASM3463844v1, whole genome shotgun sequence, a genomic segment contains:
- the KCNF1 gene encoding voltage-gated potassium channel regulatory subunit KCNF1 — MVGDSRFPDVDTDRSEKNEETEIVVNVGGVRQVFYGDNLNQYPETRLAELINCLSGGYDSIFSLCDDYDPGKREFYFDRDPDAFKCIIDVYYFGEIHMKKGICPICFKNEMEFWKVDLKFLDDCCKTHLSEKKEELEEIARRVQLILDDLGVDASESRWKRCQKYIWKFLEKPESSYPARVIAVLSFLFILISSIVMCVGTIPDLQVVDAEGNRMEHPTLDSIETACIGWFTMEYVLRLISSPNKLHFALSFMNIVDVLAILPFYVSLTLTHLGAKLMELSNVQQAVQALRIMRIARIFKLARHSSGLQTLTYALKRSFKELGLLLMYLAVGIFVFSALGYTMEQSHPETLFKSIPQSFWWAIITMTTVGYGDIYPKTTLGKLNAAISFLCGVIAIALPIHPIINNFVRYYNKQRVLETAAKHELELMELNSAEGKAASSKSELESLAREGKEGPFYSRRLKVSHSDTFIHLLSEEKHYRTRLQSCK, encoded by the coding sequence ATGGTAGGTGACTCTAGGTTTCCAGATGTGGACACTGacagatcagaaaaaaatgaagaaacgGAGATTGTAGTCAATGTCGGTGGTGTAAGGCAGGTGTTCTATGGAGATAACCTGAATCAATACCCAGAAACACGGCTGGCAGAGCTGATCAACTGTTTATCGGGGGGATATGATAGCATATTTTCCCTCTGTGATGACTATGATCCTGGAAAGAGAGAGTTTTACTTTGACAGAGATCCAGATGCTTTCAAATGCATTATTGACGTGTACTACTTTGGGGAAATTCACATGAAGAAAGGAATATGCCCCATATGTTTCaagaatgaaatggaattttGGAAAGTGGATCTGAAATTTTTGGATGACTGCTGCAAAACTCATCTAagtgaaaaaaaggaggaactgGAAGAAATAGCTCGGAGGGTGCAACTGATTCTGGATGACTTGGGAGTAGATGCCTCGGAAAGTCGCTGGAAAAGGTGCCAAAAATACATCTGGAAATTTCTGGAGAAGCCAGAGTCATCCTACCCAGCTCGAGTGATTGCTGTTCTGtcctttctgtttattttgatcTCCTCCATCGTGATGTGTGTGGGGACCATCCCAGACCTGCAGGTCGTAGATGCGGAGGGGAACCGTATGGAGCACCCGACCTTGGACAGCATAGAGACAGCCTGTATAGGCTGGTTTACCATGGAGTATGTGCTGAGGCTAATCTCCTCTCCCAACAAACTCCACTTTGCCCTGTCTTTCATGAACATTGTCGATGTGCTAGCAATACTTCCTTTCTatgtcagcctgaccttgacCCACTTGGGAGCCAAGCTCATGGAGCTGAGCAACGTCCAGCAGGCTGTCCAGGCGCTGCGCATCATGAGGATCGCGAGGATTTTCAAGCTTGCACGGCACTCCTCAGGGCTCCAGACCCTAACGTATGCCCTGAAACGAAGCTTTAAGGAGCTCGGGCTGCTCCTCATGTACTTAGCTGTTGGaatctttgtcttttctgcCCTGGGTTATACCATGGAGCAAAGTCACCCCgaaactttatttaaaagcatCCCTCAGTCATTTTGGTGGGCAATCATTACCATGACCACAGTTGGATATGGAGACATATACCCTAAAACAACACTAGGAAAACTGAATGCTGCCATCAGTTTTCTTTGTGGGGTGATAGCGATCGCCCTTCCCATCCATCCCATCATTAACAACTTTGTCAGGTATTATAACAAACAGAGAGTTTTAGAAACAGCTGCCAAGCACGAATTGGAGCTGATGGAGCTAAACTCAGCCGAGGGGAAAGCCGCAAGCTCCAAAAGTGAACTAGAGAGTCTTGCGAGGGAAGGCAAAGAGGGTCCTTTTTATAGCAGACGGCTAAAAGTCTCCCACAGTGACACCTTTATTCATCTCCTGTCAGAAGAGAAACACTATAGGACCAGGCTTCAAAGCTGCAAATAA